One region of Megalopta genalis isolate 19385.01 chromosome 15, iyMegGena1_principal, whole genome shotgun sequence genomic DNA includes:
- the Osi17 gene encoding DUF1676 domain-containing protein Osi17 has translation MRSMTVSLLLLCVCTVNAGTSFFSFKNLRSYAKIFHVDGMLRNQTGNELWDGLFRDCDQSVTFSCIQRNAYTYLDNAFADRDNITVFDGLTMRKNSLDYGSCRRGDSLDDNLVEESNDCDEGESEEQGRGMGEKQKTPLEEVTGAIGKKAVKFLATRDYEIQLPEFFFEGAAVKISPKEVDESGALIRVDFGQRALQSEGRIFKKLRKFIQNKLLTSFLALLLIIKLIKLKFMFIIPFLFGVGTAKKLFLKLLLFFIPAFAHVFKLCSSYYSSPTKFHHHHHQIAHHHHHVPVPVPVPAYYGHHHHHHDDDLDTFDYAHPHIQYRKDVEELKEWGIEPYEEPEEPMGAAGVPIRAPGVLPAPYPGPAYAAAYGGPQYAANPPQLTPTFVDKRPVSAHNLAYSAYVDNSRRQLVQQPASPGIGNNNLVVGVPVNPVNPNSLAAAALPVANTVKSSYGVFGQNTRQISAKSSGQLEAKPTVGQQRQDEFYGPIVNRLEEIFKQLRFFEETCRERLVCSMYKNPAVYSPHSNLVSNELSRDPQELKKAAGIESSSGQKFHRYLNAARLGQDGGDCLRLFPCHINTE, from the exons ATGCGGTCGATGACAGTGTCGTTGCTTCTGTTGTGCGTCTGCACGGTGAACGCCGGCACGAGCTTCTTCAGCTTCAAGAACCTGAGATCGTACGCGAAGATCTTCCACGTGGACGGGATGCTGAGGAACCAGACCGGCAACGAGCTCTGGGACGGGCTGTTCAGGGACTGCGACCAGTCGGTCACGTTCTCCTGCATCCAGAGGAACGCGTACACATATCTGGACAACGCGTTCGCCGACCGGGACAATATCACCGTGTTCGACGGTCTGACCATGAGGAAGAATAGCTTGGATTACGGTTCCTGTCGCAGGGGGGACTCTTTGGACGACAATCTGGTCGAGGAGAGCAACGATTGCGACGAAGGGGAAAGTGAGGAGCAGGGAAGGGGGATGGGGGAGAAGCAGAAGACCCCGTTGGAGGAGGTGACCGGAGCTATCGGGAAGAAAGCGGTGAAGTTCCTGGCGACTCGGGATTACGAGATCCAGTTGCCGGAGTTCTTCTTCGAAGGCGCTGCTGTGAAAATTAGCCCGAAAGAGGTGGACGAGAGCGGGGCCTTGATCAGGGTCGATTTCGGGCAGCGGGCCTTGCAGAGCGAAGGGAGGATCTTCAAGAAACTAA GGAAGTTCATACAGAATAAGCTGCTGACCAGCTTCCTCGCGCTGTTGCTGATCATCAAGCTGATCAAACTGAAATTCATGTTCATCATACCGTTCCTGTTCGGAGTCGGCACCGCCAAGAAACTGTTCCTCAAGCTACTATTGTTCTTCATACCTGCGTTCGCGCACGTGTTCAAGCTGTGCTCGAGCTACTACTCCTCGCCCACCAAGTtccatcatcatcatcaccag ATCGCGCACCATCATCACCACGTCCCGGTCCCGGTGCCAGTGCCAGCCTACTACGGCCACCATCATCACCATCACGACGATGACCTGGACACCTTCGACTACGCTCACCCGCACATACAATACCGGAAGGACGTGGAGGAGCTGAAGGAATGGGGGATAGAGCCCTACGAGGAGCCAGAAGAGCCCATGGGCGCCGCTGGAGTCCCGATTAGAGCTCCCGGGGTGCTCCCAGCACCCTACCCGGGCCCGGCCTATGCCGCAGCCTATGGTGGCCCGCAATACGCTGCAAATCCTCCACAGTTAACGCCCACCTTCGTCGATAAGCGTCCCGTGTCGGCGCACAACCTGGCCTACTCGGCCTACGTGGACAACAGCCGCCGACAATTGGTCCAACAACCCGCGAGTCCTGGCATCGGCAACAATAATCTGGTCGTCGGCGTTCCTGTGAACCCTGTGAACCCGAACAGCCTCGCGGCAGCAGCTCTGCCGGTTGCCAACACCGTGAAAAGCTCTTACGGTGTTTTCGGGCAGAACACAAGACAGATTTCCGCGAAGAGCAGCGGCCAGCTGGAAGCGAAACCAACGGTTGGCCAGCAGAGGCAAGACGAGTTCTACGGGCCGATAGTGAACAGGCTCGAGGAGATCTTCAAGCAGCTGAGATTCTTCGAGGAAACCTGCAGGGAGAGGCTCGTCTGCAGCATGTACAAGAACCCGGCCGTCTACTCGCCGCACAGCAATCTCGTGTCGAACGAACTCTCCAG AGACCCGCAGGAGCTGAAAAAAGCTGCAGGCATCGAAAGCTCGTCCGGCCAGAAGT